In a genomic window of Flavobacterium sp. KACC 22761:
- the cysM gene encoding cysteine synthase CysM: MSPQKLLNLIGNTPLMETVNLVKNKNVKLLLKLEGNNPGGSVKDRAAYNMIAAALERGEIKKGDKLIEATSGNTGIALAMIAQLFGIEIELVLPEDSTKERTQTMRAYGATVILTPADEGIIGSRDYADKKVAQGGYLMLNQFANDDNWKAHYKTTGPEIWNDTEGTVTHFVSAMGTTGTIIGTSTYLKEKNPAIQIVGAQPSDGSQIPGIRKWPQEYLPKIFDASKVDTVIDVSEEEARAMTKRLALEEGVFAGMSSGGSVAVALKIAEQLESGIIVAVICDRGDRYLSSDLFD, from the coding sequence ATGAGTCCACAAAAATTGCTAAACCTAATTGGAAATACTCCATTGATGGAAACTGTCAATTTGGTTAAAAATAAAAACGTAAAACTGTTGCTTAAACTTGAAGGAAATAATCCTGGCGGAAGCGTAAAAGACAGAGCAGCATATAACATGATTGCAGCCGCTTTAGAAAGAGGCGAAATTAAAAAAGGCGACAAATTAATTGAAGCTACAAGCGGTAATACTGGAATTGCACTTGCAATGATTGCACAGTTATTTGGCATCGAAATCGAATTGGTCTTACCTGAAGATTCGACAAAAGAACGAACTCAAACCATGCGTGCCTACGGCGCAACAGTGATTTTGACACCTGCTGATGAAGGAATCATCGGCTCCAGAGATTATGCTGACAAAAAAGTCGCTCAAGGCGGTTATTTGATGCTAAATCAATTTGCAAATGACGACAACTGGAAAGCGCATTACAAAACAACCGGACCTGAAATTTGGAATGATACAGAAGGAACTGTAACTCATTTTGTTTCGGCTATGGGAACCACAGGAACTATTATTGGAACTTCGACTTATTTAAAAGAAAAAAATCCAGCGATTCAGATTGTTGGCGCACAGCCAAGTGATGGATCACAGATTCCGGGAATTCGCAAATGGCCTCAAGAATATTTGCCAAAAATATTTGATGCTTCTAAAGTTGATACAGTAATTGATGTTAGTGAAGAAGAAGCCAGAGCCATGACCAAAAGATTAGCGCTTGAAGAAGGCGTTTTTGCTGGAATGAGCAGTGGCGGCTCTGTAGCTGTTGCTTTGAAAATCGCAGAACAATTGGAATCTGGCATTATTGTAGCGGTTATTTGCGACCGTGGCGATCGTTATTTGTCATCGGATTTATTTGATTAA
- the epsC gene encoding serine O-acetyltransferase EpsC, translated as MTKESIIQNIKALKSHSNINYGIKTKTEDFTEKLFYTLFDSNAALDESINDLEIRFKEIAVLACKKPENLCESIWDKFLEKLPAVLEKLNQDAAYILENDPASNSIDEVYLAYPGFYAIAIYRLSHELYLLDLLLFSRLMSEYAHRITGTDIHAGAKIASPFFIDHATGIVIGETTVIEKHVKIYQGVTLGALSVSKDMKNAKRHPTVEKNVCIYANATILGGETVIGKNSIVGGNAWITKSIPEDSIVLNTTTTEVKIKEKK; from the coding sequence GTGACAAAAGAAAGTATCATACAAAATATAAAGGCCTTAAAGAGCCATTCTAACATAAACTACGGTATTAAAACTAAAACAGAAGACTTTACCGAAAAGCTTTTTTACACTCTATTTGATTCGAATGCGGCTTTAGACGAAAGCATCAATGATCTTGAAATTCGTTTTAAAGAAATTGCTGTTTTGGCTTGCAAAAAACCAGAAAATTTATGCGAGTCTATTTGGGACAAGTTTCTTGAAAAACTTCCTGCCGTTTTAGAAAAACTAAATCAGGATGCTGCATATATCCTAGAAAATGATCCGGCATCAAACAGCATCGATGAAGTTTATCTGGCTTATCCGGGCTTTTATGCCATTGCCATTTACAGATTAAGCCACGAATTATACTTGCTTGATTTGCTTCTTTTTTCAAGATTGATGAGCGAATATGCCCATAGAATTACGGGAACCGATATTCATGCCGGAGCAAAAATTGCATCGCCATTTTTTATTGACCACGCGACGGGAATTGTTATTGGCGAAACGACTGTTATTGAAAAACATGTAAAAATTTACCAAGGTGTCACATTAGGCGCGCTTAGCGTGAGCAAAGACATGAAAAACGCAAAACGCCATCCTACGGTTGAAAAAAATGTATGCATTTATGCCAATGCAACGATTCTTGGCGGTGAAACTGTTATTGGAAAAAATAGTATTGTGGGAGGAAATGCTTGGATCACCAAATCGATTCCTGAAGATTCTATTGTTTTAAATACCACTACTACTGAAGTAAAAATAAAAGAAAAAAAATAA
- a CDS encoding DUF1003 domain-containing protein, which produces MKNNSTFKSAISGIEFSESEKICGKTIHDPILSLITKDHPSFCDDDCISVHELNEYRQKYITNYLSREIGMLSDLEKNVISSLKEDKSIVSIVEDEEETRNLGQKVADHVADFGGSWTFIISFVFFIVIWIGSNVFILMNKGFDPYPFILLNLILSCIAALQAPVIMMSQNRQEEKDRNRAKKDFMINLKSELEIRMIHDKIDHLIMHQQQELIEIQKVQIEMMDDILNQIKK; this is translated from the coding sequence ATGAAAAATAATTCAACTTTTAAAAGCGCAATTTCGGGTATTGAATTTTCGGAAAGCGAGAAAATCTGCGGAAAAACGATTCACGATCCTATCTTAAGCCTTATTACAAAAGATCATCCTTCGTTTTGTGATGATGACTGTATCTCGGTACATGAATTGAATGAATACCGTCAAAAGTATATTACGAATTATTTGTCAAGAGAAATAGGAATGCTTTCGGATCTTGAAAAAAACGTTATTTCTTCATTAAAAGAAGATAAATCGATCGTAAGTATTGTTGAAGATGAAGAAGAAACGCGAAATCTTGGACAAAAAGTGGCCGATCACGTAGCCGATTTTGGCGGAAGCTGGACTTTTATCATTTCGTTTGTTTTTTTTATAGTGATCTGGATCGGCTCCAATGTTTTTATTTTAATGAACAAAGGTTTTGATCCGTATCCGTTTATTCTGCTCAATTTGATTTTGTCTTGCATTGCGGCTTTGCAAGCTCCGGTCATTATGATGAGCCAAAATCGTCAAGAAGAAAAAGACAGAAATCGCGCTAAAAAAGATTTTATGATCAACCTAAAATCGGAATTGGAGATCAGAATGATTCATGATAAAATTGATCATTTGATTATGCATCAGCAACAAGAATTAATCGAAATTCAAAAAGTTCAAATCGAAATGATGGATGATATTTTGAATCAGATTAAAAAATAA
- a CDS encoding DUF2752 domain-containing protein: protein MNFENYMVPCVFKMLFGFDCLGCGFQRALFLLFQGDFLGAFKMYPALYSTLLFFGFLIFHFFDKSKKYKKAVWNFAFINLIFVIFGYYLKHFYF from the coding sequence ATGAATTTCGAAAATTACATGGTTCCTTGCGTCTTCAAAATGCTCTTCGGATTTGACTGTTTAGGGTGTGGTTTTCAGCGTGCCTTATTCTTACTTTTTCAAGGTGATTTTTTAGGCGCTTTCAAAATGTATCCGGCACTTTATTCGACGCTTTTATTTTTCGGTTTTCTGATATTTCACTTTTTCGATAAATCAAAAAAATACAAAAAAGCAGTTTGGAATTTTGCATTCATCAACCTCATTTTTGTTATTTTCGGTTATTATCTCAAGCATTTTTACTTTTAA
- a CDS encoding Smr/MutS family protein — translation MLSKGDKVSVLDEAINGTVVSVKNNEVLIETEDGFMMTFFVNELLKIQETSNLMNSIKRIDLDEIKKEKTEPKPRSFVKEKKDKRDVAVPEFDLHIEKLVPNKRGMSNYDILTLQTETAKRHIEFAIKNRIPKIVFIHGVGEGILKAELDFLLGRYDGIDFQDANYQKYGLGATEVYFRQNNK, via the coding sequence ATGTTGAGTAAAGGAGACAAGGTTTCGGTTTTAGACGAAGCGATAAACGGAACGGTGGTTTCGGTTAAAAACAACGAAGTTTTGATTGAAACTGAGGATGGTTTTATGATGACATTTTTTGTCAATGAATTGCTTAAAATTCAAGAAACCAGTAATTTAATGAATTCTATTAAAAGAATTGATTTAGATGAAATCAAAAAAGAAAAAACAGAGCCAAAACCACGCAGTTTTGTCAAAGAAAAGAAAGATAAACGCGATGTTGCCGTTCCAGAATTTGATCTGCACATCGAAAAATTAGTTCCAAATAAGCGTGGCATGTCGAATTATGATATTTTGACTTTGCAGACCGAAACGGCAAAAAGACACATCGAATTTGCAATCAAAAACAGGATTCCAAAAATTGTTTTTATTCACGGCGTTGGAGAAGGAATTCTAAAAGCCGAACTTGATTTTTTATTAGGACGTTATGACGGAATAGATTTTCAAGATGCCAATTATCAAAAATATGGACTTGGAGCAACCGAAGTTTATTTTAGGCAAAACAATAAATAA
- a CDS encoding cysteine desulfurase family protein, translated as MKKVYLDNASTSAMRPEVIREMTKVMTEDFGNPSSTHSFGRNGKTILELSRKSIAKHLNCAAQEIIFISGGTEADNWILRSAVEDLKVERIITSKIEHHAVLYAVLALESDYGIQVDYVNVNPDGSIDLTHLSNLLSEDKKTLVSLMHVNNETGTILDIERVGVICKQYNALFHSDTVQSVGKTEIDLQKIQVDFIVASAHKFHGPKGIGFAFVRRNSGLQPLIFGGEQEKGLRAGTEAVHQIAGMAKALSLSYENLDQERAYISGLKSYLIEQLEIHFPGFRINGKKEDFYNIINIILPFSSDKTSMLLFSLDMKGIAVSRGSACQSGSIKPSHVLKEMLSEMDLKLPNLRISFSHYNTKEDIDWLIESLKVV; from the coding sequence ATGAAAAAAGTATATCTAGACAACGCCTCTACAAGTGCCATGCGACCTGAAGTGATTCGGGAAATGACAAAAGTTATGACAGAAGATTTTGGTAATCCATCATCTACGCATAGTTTTGGACGAAATGGAAAAACCATTTTGGAACTTTCTAGAAAAAGCATTGCCAAGCATTTAAATTGTGCTGCTCAGGAAATTATTTTTATTTCAGGCGGTACCGAGGCTGATAACTGGATTTTGCGCTCTGCTGTTGAAGATTTAAAAGTCGAGCGAATCATTACTTCAAAAATTGAACATCACGCCGTTTTATATGCTGTTTTGGCATTAGAATCGGATTACGGAATTCAGGTTGATTACGTAAATGTCAATCCAGACGGAAGTATCGATTTGACGCATTTGTCTAATTTGCTTTCCGAAGATAAAAAGACACTAGTGAGTTTGATGCATGTAAATAATGAAACAGGAACAATTTTGGATATTGAAAGGGTTGGAGTTATTTGCAAACAATATAATGCATTATTTCATTCAGATACCGTTCAGTCTGTAGGAAAAACGGAGATTGATCTTCAAAAAATCCAAGTTGATTTTATCGTAGCAAGCGCACATAAATTTCATGGGCCAAAAGGAATTGGATTTGCATTCGTGAGAAGAAATTCGGGTTTGCAACCCTTGATTTTTGGTGGCGAACAAGAAAAAGGCTTGCGCGCCGGAACCGAAGCCGTTCATCAAATTGCAGGAATGGCAAAAGCATTATCGCTTTCGTATGAAAATCTCGACCAAGAACGAGCTTATATTTCGGGTTTGAAATCGTACTTAATTGAACAGTTAGAAATTCATTTTCCCGGTTTCAGAATTAATGGGAAAAAAGAGGATTTCTACAATATCATCAACATCATTTTGCCTTTTTCTTCAGATAAAACTTCGATGCTTTTGTTTAGTCTCGACATGAAAGGAATTGCGGTTTCTAGAGGAAGCGCCTGTCAATCAGGAAGCATTAAACCTTCGCATGTTTTAAAAGAAATGCTTTCGGAAATGGATTTAAAATTACCAAATCTCCGAATTTCATTCAGCCACTATAATACAAAAGAAGATATTGATTGGCTTATTGAAAGCCTTAAGGTGGTTTAA
- a CDS encoding L-threonylcarbamoyladenylate synthase, with amino-acid sequence MNEEIINAYEVIKEGGIILYPTDTVWGIGCDATNAEAVAKIYKLKQRAETQSMIVLMNGEKMIYNVFKNIPEVAWQIWDLSDKPTTLILDDARNVAPNIIAADKSLGVRLVKEPFCFKLMERMKKPLVSTSANISGQPTPIAFKDISPEIVNGVDYVVKLNQDKINGKSSTIIKLTNDSQVKVIRK; translated from the coding sequence ATGAACGAAGAAATAATCAACGCTTACGAAGTCATTAAAGAAGGTGGCATCATTTTATACCCAACAGATACTGTTTGGGGAATTGGTTGTGACGCAACTAACGCTGAAGCTGTTGCAAAAATTTACAAACTAAAACAACGTGCCGAAACTCAAAGTATGATTGTTTTGATGAACGGTGAAAAAATGATATACAATGTTTTTAAAAACATTCCTGAAGTGGCTTGGCAAATCTGGGATTTATCAGACAAACCGACAACTTTAATTTTGGATGATGCAAGAAATGTTGCTCCAAATATTATTGCTGCAGATAAATCATTAGGCGTTCGTTTGGTAAAAGAGCCTTTCTGCTTTAAATTGATGGAAAGAATGAAAAAACCTTTAGTTTCTACTTCTGCCAACATTTCAGGACAACCTACTCCAATTGCTTTTAAAGATATCAGTCCAGAAATAGTTAATGGCGTTGATTATGTCGTGAAACTGAATCAAGATAAAATCAACGGAAAATCATCTACCATCATAAAATTGACGAACGATTCACAAGTTAAAGTGATTCGTAAGTAG
- a CDS encoding DUF5672 family protein, translating into MSQKLVKVIIPVYKEYFGELEEKSFLQCCKVLKDYEIVIVHPEGLNHSYLTNKFETISAKSFPKKYFQSIDGYNELLLSPLFYESFLDSEYILIYQLDAFVFKDDLVKWCEKGYDYIGAPWLATPEDTLFLKYYHKMVRKLSKKKQERHQIFYKSGNGGFSLRKVASHFVIAKKYQQFISDFLKEEKKKIYAIEDVFWSLKAPEFERNFKIPDYKEAIYFALDRKPNIGMKLTNNELPFGCHGINKPKVIDFWKPIIDKY; encoded by the coding sequence ATGTCTCAAAAATTAGTAAAAGTAATTATTCCTGTTTATAAGGAATATTTTGGTGAACTTGAAGAAAAATCATTTCTGCAGTGTTGTAAAGTCTTAAAAGACTATGAAATTGTAATTGTGCATCCGGAAGGATTAAATCATTCTTATCTTACAAATAAGTTTGAAACTATTTCAGCCAAAAGCTTTCCAAAAAAATATTTCCAATCTATAGATGGATATAATGAATTGTTGTTGTCTCCATTATTTTATGAAAGCTTTTTGGATTCTGAATATATTTTGATTTATCAATTAGATGCTTTCGTTTTTAAGGATGATTTGGTAAAATGGTGCGAAAAAGGGTATGACTATATTGGTGCACCTTGGCTTGCAACACCTGAAGATACTTTGTTTTTGAAATATTATCATAAAATGGTGCGAAAGCTATCTAAGAAAAAGCAAGAAAGACATCAGATATTTTATAAGTCAGGAAACGGCGGTTTCTCGTTACGAAAAGTGGCTTCACATTTTGTAATTGCAAAAAAATACCAGCAATTTATTTCTGATTTCTTAAAAGAGGAAAAAAAGAAAATCTATGCCATAGAAGATGTATTTTGGTCGTTAAAGGCTCCTGAATTTGAAAGAAATTTTAAAATTCCAGACTATAAAGAAGCTATTTATTTCGCATTGGACCGAAAACCAAATATTGGCATGAAACTTACAAATAACGAACTTCCTTTTGGCTGTCATGGAATTAATAAGCCAAAAGTGATTGATTTTTGGAAACCAATTATTGATAAATATTAA
- a CDS encoding glycosyltransferase family 4 protein — MKVLHISGAKAWGGNEQQLVYCIPQLNKLEIENVVFGIKDTVLEKLCLENNISFIPTKNRKLVKFSNYKQFKELVKDIKPDLIHLHTSNSLTFYVLSNLLLRLNIKVVFSKKAISASSSFISKFKYNSKVIDAVFCVSNAVKNNFAQVLSPSNNEKLMVVPDCVSLEILDKKANINLREKYNIDESKFLIGNIANHTEAKDLETFVNAADYLVNVLNRKDLVFFQIGDFTKRTDAYLKLVAEKKLQDYVIFTDTIEDACVLNKEFDVFLMTSQREGGPTSVLEAMLMGVPVVSTNIGIVPEVIINGENGFICPIKDFKSLGDNVNLLLNDENLRGSFAEKGKIAVEKGFIAPVIARKTAEAYTIVINS, encoded by the coding sequence ATGAAAGTATTGCATATATCAGGAGCAAAGGCATGGGGCGGAAATGAACAACAATTAGTTTATTGCATTCCGCAATTAAATAAATTAGAAATTGAAAATGTAGTTTTCGGAATTAAAGATACTGTGTTAGAAAAACTTTGTTTAGAAAATAATATTTCATTTATTCCCACTAAAAACAGAAAGCTTGTAAAATTTTCAAATTATAAGCAGTTTAAAGAATTGGTAAAAGATATTAAACCTGATTTAATTCATCTTCATACCAGTAATTCTTTGACCTTTTATGTTTTAAGTAATTTACTTTTAAGGCTAAATATAAAAGTTGTTTTCTCAAAAAAAGCAATTAGCGCAAGCAGCAGTTTTATTAGCAAGTTCAAATACAATTCAAAAGTAATTGATGCTGTTTTTTGTGTTTCAAATGCAGTTAAAAACAACTTTGCACAAGTTCTTTCTCCTTCAAATAATGAAAAATTAATGGTTGTTCCAGATTGTGTTTCTTTGGAAATTTTAGATAAAAAGGCCAATATCAATTTAAGGGAAAAATATAATATTGACGAAAGCAAATTTTTAATTGGAAACATTGCAAACCATACAGAAGCAAAAGATTTAGAAACGTTTGTAAATGCAGCAGACTATTTAGTAAATGTATTGAATAGAAAAGATCTTGTTTTTTTTCAGATTGGAGATTTTACAAAACGGACAGATGCGTATTTAAAGCTTGTTGCAGAAAAAAAACTCCAAGATTACGTTATTTTTACTGATACGATTGAAGATGCGTGCGTTTTAAATAAAGAATTTGATGTTTTTTTGATGACATCTCAAAGAGAAGGAGGGCCAACGTCTGTTCTGGAAGCAATGCTGATGGGCGTTCCAGTTGTTTCAACAAATATAGGTATTGTTCCTGAGGTTATTATTAACGGCGAAAATGGTTTTATTTGTCCAATTAAAGATTTTAAAAGTTTAGGAGATAATGTCAATTTACTTTTGAATGATGAAAATTTGCGGGGAAGTTTTGCTGAAAAGGGTAAAATTGCTGTTGAAAAAGGATTTATAGCTCCCGTCATTGCTAGAAAAACAGCCGAAGCTTATACAATAGTGATCAATTCATAA
- a CDS encoding Kdo domain containing protein — protein sequence MNFRVNPVFLNAISSILGVTRDFNVSGTIFGNGQRNIIKLFDLDGKTINIKSFKVPNLINKVVYRFFRKSKAERSYEYATILLSKGIGTPEPIAFVENFNALGLKDSYYVSEHLVTELTYRELILIPDYPDGDNILRQFTRFSFDLHEKGIEFLDHSPGNTLIKKVADNKYEFFLVDLNRMDFHETMSFEQRMHNLRRLTPEKDMIAVMSNEYAKLYPSKTEAEIFERMWSETCEFQEKFARKQRLKKKLKFWKK from the coding sequence ATGAATTTTAGAGTAAACCCCGTTTTTTTAAACGCTATCTCATCTATTCTTGGTGTTACTAGAGATTTCAATGTGTCTGGAACTATTTTTGGTAACGGACAACGTAATATTATTAAGTTATTTGATCTTGATGGTAAAACAATTAATATTAAATCATTTAAGGTTCCTAATTTAATAAATAAAGTCGTTTATAGATTTTTTAGAAAATCAAAAGCAGAGCGCTCTTATGAATACGCTACCATTTTGTTGAGTAAGGGAATTGGAACTCCAGAGCCAATTGCATTTGTTGAAAATTTTAACGCATTGGGCTTGAAAGACAGTTATTACGTAAGTGAGCATTTGGTAACAGAATTGACTTATAGAGAACTGATTCTAATTCCTGATTATCCAGATGGAGACAATATTTTAAGGCAGTTTACCAGATTTTCTTTTGATCTGCATGAAAAAGGAATTGAATTTTTAGATCATTCACCTGGAAATACTTTGATAAAAAAGGTTGCAGACAATAAATATGAATTCTTTTTAGTCGATTTAAATCGAATGGATTTTCATGAAACCATGAGTTTTGAGCAAAGAATGCATAATTTAAGACGTTTGACGCCTGAAAAGGATATGATTGCTGTAATGAGCAATGAATATGCTAAGCTTTATCCTAGCAAAACAGAAGCTGAGATTTTTGAAAGAATGTGGAGCGAAACGTGTGAATTCCAAGAGAAATTTGCGAGAAAGCAAAGACTTAAAAAGAAATTAAAATTCTGGAAAAAATAA
- a CDS encoding glycosyltransferase family 9 protein yields MKILVIQQKRIGDVLLSSILCNSLKQAHPDATIDLMCYPNCKDVLLGNPNIDSILLLPNEIRKSYPSLFKFFFEIRAKKYDVLIDVYGKLETNLITLFSGASTKISYYKWYSSLFYNHNLHRLPKETKTKYGQAIDNRLLLLQPLKLNENSINPYPKLYVDPKENEEALALFQKNNVDRNKKIVMVSLLGSEKNKTYPLEYMAEVVEYVSQNNDVEILFNYFPSQIEDAQKIYDLCSATTQKKIHFDLLAGNLSSFIAIMDLCDVIIGNDGGAINMAKALNKPSFTIFSPHVDKNDWATFEDGKQNISVHLNDFKPELFSELGDKEVKQNSLQLYTQFTPDFFKDQISYFLSENL; encoded by the coding sequence ATGAAAATATTAGTAATACAGCAAAAAAGAATTGGAGACGTTTTGCTAAGTTCTATCCTTTGCAATAGTTTAAAACAAGCACACCCAGACGCTACAATAGATTTGATGTGTTATCCTAATTGCAAAGATGTTTTGCTTGGCAATCCAAATATTGATTCGATATTATTGCTTCCAAATGAAATCCGCAAATCATATCCTTCGTTATTTAAGTTCTTTTTTGAGATCAGAGCCAAAAAATACGATGTTCTTATAGATGTTTACGGAAAATTAGAAACCAATTTAATCACCTTATTTTCTGGTGCAAGCACAAAAATATCTTATTACAAATGGTATTCTTCGTTGTTTTACAATCATAATCTTCATCGATTGCCAAAAGAAACCAAAACAAAATACGGTCAGGCGATCGATAATAGACTTTTATTATTGCAACCATTGAAACTGAACGAAAATTCAATTAATCCATATCCAAAATTATACGTTGATCCTAAAGAAAACGAAGAGGCATTGGCTTTATTCCAAAAGAATAATGTAGACAGAAACAAAAAAATTGTAATGGTTAGTCTTTTAGGAAGTGAAAAAAATAAGACATATCCTTTAGAATATATGGCTGAAGTAGTTGAATATGTTAGCCAAAATAATGATGTAGAAATTCTATTCAATTACTTTCCGAGCCAGATCGAAGATGCACAGAAAATTTATGATTTGTGTTCAGCCACAACTCAGAAAAAAATACATTTTGACTTGCTAGCTGGCAATTTAAGCTCGTTTATTGCTATAATGGATTTATGTGATGTTATTATAGGAAACGACGGAGGCGCAATAAATATGGCAAAAGCGTTAAACAAACCTTCTTTCACTATCTTTTCTCCTCACGTTGACAAAAATGACTGGGCAACTTTTGAGGATGGAAAACAAAATATTTCTGTACACTTAAATGACTTTAAACCAGAATTATTTAGCGAATTGGGAGACAAGGAAGTAAAACAAAATTCCCTTCAACTATATACACAGTTTACTCCTGATTTTTTCAAAGATCAAATCTCTTATTTTTTAAGCGAGAATTTGTAA
- a CDS encoding glycosyltransferase, whose amino-acid sequence MAKKSEIVLAEKISIISLCYNDETYIKKHFDNLSFANEIILIDNNSTDKSVEIAKELGATVISQNDKFKADCIKLAIETAKNNWVVLLNCTDHLSEELINEMSSEISKPKTEASYFSGQTLFFFGKTIKYGVFLTRKKLLLFDKTRYSFSEVAYNSFFKRPKRFKNKIESFAYKNFDDFSNRVNIVRKEEALVLFKKNKRPTIYHFFIKPFFIFINQFFLKLGFLNGREGFILAYIYAFSILKRYFILWLLYRNMD is encoded by the coding sequence TTGGCGAAAAAATCAGAAATCGTGTTGGCAGAAAAAATAAGCATCATCTCGCTTTGTTACAATGACGAGACCTACATAAAAAAACATTTCGACAATTTATCATTTGCCAATGAGATCATTCTAATTGACAATAACAGCACGGATAAAAGTGTTGAAATTGCTAAAGAATTGGGCGCAACTGTTATTTCGCAAAACGACAAGTTCAAAGCTGATTGCATAAAATTGGCAATTGAAACTGCAAAAAACAATTGGGTAGTATTACTTAATTGTACCGATCATCTTTCTGAGGAACTTATAAACGAAATGAGTTCTGAAATTTCCAAACCAAAAACTGAAGCATCCTATTTTTCGGGACAAACCTTGTTTTTCTTTGGAAAAACAATAAAATATGGCGTATTTTTAACAAGAAAGAAACTCTTGCTTTTTGACAAAACGAGATACTCTTTTAGTGAAGTCGCATATAACAGCTTTTTTAAAAGGCCAAAACGCTTCAAAAACAAAATAGAATCTTTTGCTTATAAAAATTTCGATGATTTTAGCAACAGGGTAAACATAGTTCGAAAAGAAGAAGCTTTGGTTTTGTTTAAGAAAAACAAAAGACCTACTATTTATCATTTTTTCATAAAACCATTTTTCATTTTTATAAATCAATTTTTTCTAAAATTAGGCTTCCTTAATGGTCGCGAAGGATTTATTTTGGCTTATATATATGCTTTTTCCATATTAAAGCGTTATTTTATCCTATGGCTGTTATATCGTAATATGGATTGA
- a CDS encoding polysaccharide deacetylase family protein has protein sequence MSKLSILMYHNVCQSSSDCNKLTVSVQNLERQFQYLSDNNYKTFHFSELEKMKTIPQKSIILTFDDVTENQLIFALPLLKKYNLKASFFIPFKYIGKTDSWNKDTGEPEQKIMSVEQLKELPNDIIELGYHSYGHNKYDTLSTSEIEDDFLKCEEEIKKHNLNVFPALAYPYGNYQKEGAENANFKIVLKENKMKFGLKIGNRPNSFPFKDNYEIKRIDIKGFDSLMVFKLKIRFGKLKLF, from the coding sequence ATGTCTAAATTATCAATTTTAATGTATCACAATGTCTGTCAATCTTCTTCAGATTGTAATAAATTGACAGTTTCGGTACAAAATTTAGAAAGACAATTTCAATATTTAAGTGACAATAATTATAAGACATTTCATTTTTCTGAATTAGAAAAAATGAAAACGATTCCGCAAAAAAGTATTATCCTAACTTTTGACGATGTCACTGAAAATCAGTTAATTTTTGCTTTGCCTTTATTGAAAAAATACAACTTAAAAGCCAGTTTCTTTATTCCTTTTAAATACATAGGAAAAACAGATTCGTGGAATAAGGATACGGGAGAACCTGAACAAAAAATTATGTCTGTCGAGCAATTAAAAGAATTGCCAAATGATATCATTGAACTTGGTTATCATTCATACGGACATAATAAATATGACACGTTGAGCACATCAGAAATCGAAGACGATTTTTTAAAATGCGAGGAGGAAATCAAAAAGCATAATCTTAACGTATTTCCCGCACTTGCATATCCGTACGGGAATTACCAAAAAGAAGGTGCCGAAAATGCAAATTTCAAAATAGTACTTAAAGAAAATAAGATGAAATTTGGATTAAAAATAGGAAATAGGCCCAATTCATTTCCGTTTAAAGATAATTACGAAATTAAACGTATTGATATTAAGGGATTTGATAGCCTAATGGTTTTTAAATTGAAAATACGATTTGGAAAATTAAAATTATTCTAA